In Mixta intestinalis, the following are encoded in one genomic region:
- a CDS encoding phage minor head protein: MPQTVDLAYAARLPPKEAVAYFRAKGYSVTWNWYEQLIDAHARAFTVAKAARLDVLNTIRDEVDRAIHDGITQREFTRTLAPRLQKLGWWGKQIVVDGDGNAKEIQLGSPRRLATIYNVNTRTAYNAGRYAQMMNTAEEFPFWQYVAIMDSRTRPEHAKLHLMVFRYDDPFWKTHYPPNGWSCRCRVRALSAARMKALGLKVSYGASFIHTHEVDAGVDETTGELFRTTSTTFDNGRVKMTPDVGWSYNPGSAAFGTDQSLIRKLVETRDARLREQVVQSLNNSRERQLSFSLWARRLMDTRRAGHGVQTLGFMTESVANAVRQRTGTEPSRLLVMSEKSLMHADSAKHHKTGVALQPEDLQLLPTLMAAPQAVLWDKRHNNLLYIVTSSDGAAKVAVNAAQSVKRVPDTLDVLINAYRVEVQSLKTDIAGGWLEVLEGSVD; this comes from the coding sequence ATGCCACAGACCGTTGACCTGGCCTATGCCGCCAGACTGCCACCCAAAGAGGCCGTCGCGTACTTTCGGGCAAAAGGTTATAGCGTCACATGGAACTGGTACGAGCAACTGATCGATGCGCACGCCCGCGCCTTTACCGTCGCAAAAGCTGCGCGTCTGGATGTGCTGAATACCATCAGGGATGAAGTTGACCGGGCGATTCACGATGGCATCACGCAACGGGAGTTCACCCGAACGCTGGCCCCACGTCTGCAAAAACTGGGATGGTGGGGAAAGCAGATCGTCGTTGATGGTGACGGCAACGCGAAAGAGATCCAGTTAGGCAGTCCACGCCGTCTTGCCACCATCTACAACGTGAATACCCGCACGGCGTATAACGCTGGCCGTTACGCCCAGATGATGAATACGGCGGAGGAGTTTCCGTTCTGGCAGTACGTGGCAATCATGGACAGCAGAACCCGGCCAGAACATGCAAAGCTGCATCTGATGGTATTTCGTTACGATGATCCGTTCTGGAAAACGCATTACCCGCCTAACGGATGGAGCTGCCGTTGTCGTGTCCGTGCGCTGTCCGCTGCGCGTATGAAAGCGCTGGGCCTTAAAGTCAGCTATGGCGCCTCGTTCATTCATACTCATGAAGTAGACGCGGGTGTTGACGAAACCACGGGCGAACTGTTCCGCACCACTTCAACCACGTTTGATAATGGCCGTGTGAAAATGACCCCGGATGTGGGCTGGTCATACAATCCCGGTTCGGCGGCATTTGGTACGGACCAGTCATTAATCCGTAAACTGGTGGAAACCCGCGACGCCCGTCTGCGCGAGCAGGTTGTCCAGTCGCTGAACAACAGCCGCGAGCGTCAGTTGTCGTTTTCACTCTGGGCCAGACGTCTGATGGATACCCGACGCGCCGGTCACGGTGTGCAGACGCTGGGATTTATGACCGAGAGCGTCGCGAACGCCGTGCGTCAGCGTACCGGAACGGAGCCGTCACGGCTGCTTGTCATGAGCGAGAAAAGCCTGATGCACGCCGACAGCGCGAAGCACCATAAAACCGGTGTGGCGCTCCAGCCGGAAGACCTGCAATTGTTGCCCACGCTGATGGCGGCACCGCAGGCAGTGCTGTGGGACAAACGGCACAATAATCTGCTGTACATCGTCACCAGCAGCGATGGCGCGGCCAAAGTGGCGGTGAACGCGGCGCAGTCCGTTAAACGGGTGCCGGATACGCTGGATGTGCTGATTAACGCCTATCGTGTTGAAGTGCAGAGCCTGAAAACCGATATTGCCGGGGGCTGGCTGGAGGTACTGGAGGGAAGTGTTGATTAA
- a CDS encoding phage virion morphogenesis protein, which produces MSIDLAVVVDVRRIQTAFAGLGAMANDREIPRIAAGALLSSTEQAFEQEADPITGNHWSSWSDPYLAWRERHGYTPGKILTLNGDLARSITTDYGPDYALIGSPKVYAAIHQWGGTAGMPPGPAAVPARPYMGLDKPGEADIFNAIKKRAERATGA; this is translated from the coding sequence ATGAGCATCGACTTAGCGGTTGTTGTGGATGTCCGCCGCATCCAGACAGCCTTTGCCGGTTTGGGCGCTATGGCGAACGATCGGGAGATTCCCCGCATCGCTGCCGGGGCGCTGCTGTCGTCCACCGAACAGGCATTCGAGCAGGAAGCCGATCCCATCACGGGTAACCACTGGTCATCATGGAGCGACCCATATCTGGCATGGCGCGAGCGGCACGGCTACACACCGGGGAAAATCCTGACGCTGAATGGCGACCTTGCCCGCAGCATTACAACCGATTACGGCCCGGACTATGCCCTGATTGGTTCGCCGAAGGTATACGCCGCTATCCACCAGTGGGGGGGAACTGCCGGAATGCCCCCCGGCCCGGCAGCGGTTCCTGCGCGTCCGTACATGGGGCTGGATAAGCCTGGCGAGGCGGATATCTTCAACGCCATCAAAAAACGCGCTGAACGCGCCACAGGGGCGTGA
- a CDS encoding phage protease, giving the protein MNKNAIAVAILNAGAEKAPVGIAMLAATAVDDGWYQLLPAGRFRSRDGRPEDVPEGWLMNADIAARLIAGVRALGQDVLIDYEHNQLRKMQKDIALPPESLAAAGWFNADEMQWRENEGLFIRPRWTPVARQRIDNGEFGYLSAVFPYAANGEPTSLRMAALTNDPGATGMKRLAALAAKFPDDSPQQENHPMNEKLRQLLARLGITVPEKAEITDEQATAALSAFDAIKVEAGKVAALSAELETARTASAGAVDLTKYVPVEAYNAVRKQLAEVSGQHSTATLSAVLDKAEQEGRIFKCERGYFEQLGGQIGVAALSAQLDQKQPIAALSAMQTVTTPGVEQSQKERLAALSADEKAAAKALGITDAEYQKLKEDEQA; this is encoded by the coding sequence ATGAACAAAAACGCTATCGCCGTCGCCATTCTGAACGCCGGAGCAGAAAAAGCCCCTGTCGGTATTGCCATGCTGGCCGCGACCGCCGTTGATGATGGCTGGTATCAGTTGCTGCCTGCCGGTCGGTTCCGTTCCCGCGATGGCCGTCCGGAAGACGTGCCGGAAGGCTGGCTGATGAATGCCGATATCGCCGCCCGGCTGATTGCTGGCGTGCGTGCCCTCGGCCAGGACGTGCTGATTGATTACGAGCACAACCAGCTTCGCAAGATGCAGAAGGATATTGCGCTCCCTCCGGAGTCTCTGGCGGCTGCTGGCTGGTTTAACGCTGACGAAATGCAGTGGCGCGAAAACGAGGGGTTGTTCATCAGGCCCCGCTGGACGCCCGTTGCCCGCCAGCGTATCGACAACGGGGAATTCGGTTATCTCTCTGCTGTATTCCCCTATGCCGCCAACGGCGAGCCAACGTCGTTGCGCATGGCTGCTTTGACAAACGACCCCGGCGCGACGGGCATGAAACGCCTGGCGGCGCTGGCTGCGAAATTCCCCGACGATTCACCTCAACAGGAGAACCACCCCATGAACGAAAAGCTGCGTCAGTTGCTGGCGCGTCTGGGCATTACCGTGCCCGAAAAAGCGGAAATCACTGACGAGCAGGCAACGGCTGCGCTGTCCGCGTTCGACGCTATCAAAGTTGAAGCGGGCAAGGTCGCGGCGCTCTCTGCCGAACTGGAAACCGCCAGAACTGCGTCAGCGGGTGCCGTTGACCTGACGAAGTATGTCCCGGTCGAGGCCTACAACGCCGTGCGTAAGCAACTGGCGGAAGTAAGCGGCCAGCATTCCACTGCCACACTGTCCGCCGTACTGGATAAAGCCGAACAGGAAGGCCGCATTTTCAAATGCGAACGTGGTTACTTCGAGCAGCTCGGCGGGCAGATTGGCGTTGCCGCGCTCTCGGCGCAGCTCGACCAGAAGCAGCCTATCGCCGCGCTGTCTGCCATGCAGACCGTCACCACGCCAGGCGTGGAGCAGTCGCAGAAAGAGCGGCTGGCAGCGCTTTCAGCAGATGAGAAAGCGGCAGCTAAAGCGCTCGGCATCACCGATGCGGAGTATCAGAAACTCAAAGAGGATGAACAGGCATGA
- a CDS encoding Mu-like prophage major head subunit gpT family protein produces the protein MIVTPASISALMTTYRKDFQGGLGDAPSQYAEIAMTVPSSSKSNTYGWLGKFPSLVEWVGKRTIQQMQAHGYTITNKTYQGTVGIPRDDFEDDNLGVYRPVFQEMGRAAGVQPDELVFALLKDGFSQACYDGQNFFDDEHPVYPNVDGTGTVVNVSNILTQAPGKNADGEDVPWEGLPFYLLDCSRAVKPLIFQERRKPELITKTSVTDDHVFMENEFLFGASARRAAGFSFWQMAVAVKGDLTLGNLWGGWQMMRGFEGDGGKKLGLKPTHIVVPAGLEKQATQLLNRELFAEGNTTVSNEMKGKLKLIVADYL, from the coding sequence ATGATCGTTACCCCGGCCTCAATCTCTGCACTGATGACCACCTACCGCAAGGATTTTCAGGGCGGTCTGGGCGATGCCCCGTCACAGTATGCAGAAATTGCGATGACAGTACCGTCATCATCTAAATCCAACACATACGGCTGGCTGGGTAAATTCCCGTCGCTGGTCGAGTGGGTTGGTAAGCGCACCATCCAGCAGATGCAGGCGCATGGCTACACCATCACCAACAAAACCTACCAGGGCACCGTCGGCATCCCCCGCGACGATTTTGAGGATGACAACCTGGGAGTTTATCGCCCGGTTTTCCAGGAGATGGGCCGCGCTGCGGGTGTTCAGCCGGACGAACTGGTGTTTGCGCTGCTGAAAGACGGATTCAGCCAGGCCTGCTATGACGGCCAGAACTTCTTTGATGACGAGCACCCGGTTTACCCGAACGTGGATGGGACAGGTACGGTGGTCAATGTCTCCAACATCCTGACTCAGGCGCCGGGTAAGAATGCTGATGGTGAGGATGTGCCGTGGGAAGGTCTGCCGTTCTATCTGCTGGACTGCTCCCGAGCTGTAAAACCACTGATTTTCCAGGAGCGCCGCAAGCCCGAGCTCATTACGAAAACCAGCGTAACCGACGATCACGTCTTCATGGAAAACGAATTCCTGTTCGGTGCCAGTGCCCGCCGTGCAGCCGGGTTTTCTTTCTGGCAGATGGCCGTCGCCGTTAAGGGTGACCTGACCCTGGGCAATCTCTGGGGTGGCTGGCAGATGATGCGTGGCTTTGAAGGTGATGGCGGCAAAAAACTCGGCCTGAAACCAACGCACATTGTTGTCCCAGCCGGTCTGGAAAAACAGGCCACGCAGTTGCTGAACCGCGAGCTGTTTGCAGAGGGGAATACCACCGTCTCTAACGAGATGAAAGGCAAGCTGAAACTGATTGTCGCTGACTACCTGTAA